The following DNA comes from Myxococcota bacterium.
GTCGTCGGTGCTGGAACCGCTCTCGTGCAGCGCCGGGTGCGAGAACCAGCCCAGGGCGCCAAGTCGGTACTGCAGCGTCACGACGACCACGTCGCGGCTCAGCGCGAGCGTGCCGCCGTCGTGGGTCGCGGCCGAGCCGATCGTGTTGTTGCCACCGTGGATCCACACCATGACGGGCAGGCGCGCGGCGCCTTGGGGGACCGCTTCCGCACCGAAGTGGGGCGCGTAGACGTTCAGGCTGAGGCAGTCCTCGTTGCCGGTGACTTCGCCCGTACCCGACGCCGCGCTCGTCACGCCCACGGGGCGCGCGAACTGGGCGCAGGCGGGGCCGTGCGCGAGCGCGGCCCGGACTTTCGTCCAACGCTCGGGCGGGCGCGGGGCGCGCCACCGCAGGGCGTCCGTCGGCGGCGAGGCATACGGGATCCCGAGCCACGCGTGGGCGCCGCGCAGCGGCGAGAAGCCGACGACCTCGCCCTGGTCGATCACCCGCAGCGAAGACAGGTCGAGCCCGAGCGTGGGCTGATACTCGACCTTCGTTCCTTCCCGCGTGGCCCAGAAACCAAGGACCGCGAGAGCGAGGATTACGACTGCTGCGAAATCACCACGCATGCTTCAGGGGGACTCGAGAAAACGTCGGGGGCTCGTTGGGGTCGGGCGCTGGGCTGTGCGCGGACCCGCGGGGAGGTTCCCAGCGGCGAGACGCGGCCACGACGGGGAGGGTCGGAGACCGGAAGCCGGGAACCCAATAGAGAGATAGGAACGAAACGCGAACAGAATACCCCGTGGGCCCAAGGGCGGTAAAGGATCCGAGCCCGTGCAGCCAGGTAGGTCCCCGTTCGGGGGGTCCTCGTTTCAGGGGGTTGGCCGAGACCGGCAGCGGAGTGGCAAGTGAGCGGCAGCCGAGCGCGCGACGCACGGATCGATGCGGGTGCGCATCGCAGGGAAGGGTTCGCGTGCATGCGGTGATCCGCGGGTTCGGTCAGTCGGACTTTCCGATTCGCGGATGTCGCGCGATCCCCTGCGCAGAAAGGGTATTCTGGATCGCGAGCCCTCCGGGGCCGGGATGACGGATCGGCTTGACCAGAGCGGTGGCCGGAATCTAGTTTGCACAGCCGCACCGCAAGGGGAGAGCGATGATCACCCGTCTTCTCCGGGGACGGATCCCGAACGCCCGGTCGATTCTTACGGTCCGCCGCGATCCGTCCCGCCGTCCGTCCGTCACTGCGAGCCGCGTACCCGCTGCTTGGCTCGTGGCCGTGTCGGTGTGTTTGTTCGCGGCTCCGGCAGCCACACAAGACGCGGAGCGGCGTGACGCCTCTTCGCTGGCGGTGTCCCCGGTGCTGGTCGAGTCCACGCGGGTGCGAACGCGCGCCAATGGCGAGGGCGTCGAAGCCCAGAAGCAGATCGACGCGCTCGCAGAAGAAGCCGACGAGTTGCTTGCCCGATACAACACCGCCGTCGAGCAGCTGGCTTCATTGCGCGAGTACAACGATCGCATGCAGTCCTTCGTCGACGACCAGGACGCCCAGGTCGCGAAGCTGCGCGGCGAGCTCGAGCAGGTCGACGCCGTCGGCCGCAGCGTGACGCCGCTGATGCTGCGCATGATCGCGGCGCTCGAATCGTTCGTGGCACTCGATGTCCCATTCCTGATCCGGGAGCGCACCGAGCGGATCGAGCGGTTGCGCCGCATGATGGTGCGCGCCGACGTGACGCTGTCGGAGAAGTACCGGCGGATCATGGAGGCCTACCAGATCGAGACGGAGTACGGCCGGACGATCGAGGCCTACCGCGGACCGCTGTCCCCGAACGGTCACGGTGCCACCGTCGACTTCCTGCGCTTCGGCCGCATCGCGCTCCTCTACCTGAGCCTCGATGGCGAAGAGGTCGGAATGTGGGACGCGCAAGCCCGAGACTGGCGCCCGCTCGACCCGTCGTACCGCACTGACATCCGCAACGGTCTGCGCGTCGCGCGCAAGCAGATCGCGCCCGATCTGATCTCGTTGCCGCTCGTCCAACCCGGGCCGGGCGGTCCGAAGGTTGGTGGCTGATGCAGAGGTGGCGCATCCAGCATCCCGCCTGGCTGACTCTCGCCGTCGTGATGGCGTGCTCGGTCGCGTTCGCGCAGGAGGCCGACGAGCCGGCAGAGGCGGCCGTGGACACGGCCACTGCGGGAAACGATCCCGGGTCTGCGGAGGCTGGGACGGCCGCCGAGGCCGAAGAGAAGGCCGCGCCGGAAGAAGACCGGGGTCCGCTCGACGAGGGGCTGTCCGATCGCGTGAAGGCGCGCGTCGCCCGCGAGTCGCAGGAAGACCGTGAGCGAAGGACCGTCTTCCAGCAGCAGCGAGACGAGCTCGCGGGCAACGTGAAACGCCTCGAGGGGCAGGTGCGCGCTGCCGAAGCGCGGGGCGTGTCGCTCGACGAGCGCTATGCCGCCAACGAGATCGAGATCGAGACCCTCGGAGAGCGACTCACCGAACGCCTCGGGCAGATGGGCGAACTCTTCGGCGTCGTACGCCTGGTGTCGACGGATCTGAGCGCCGGGACCTGGCAGTCGCTGACGAGTCTGGGGCTCGAGGCGCGCAACAAGACCCTCGATCGCCTCGGTCGGAGTTCGGACCTGCCTTCGACGCAGGACCTCGAGCGGCTGTGGTACGCGCTTCAGCTCGAGCTCACCGAACAGGCGAAGGTCTCTGCCTACGAAGTGCCGGTGATCCTCGAAGAGGACAAGAAGGAAAAGAAGGTGCTCCGCACCGAGAACCGGCAGGTGATTCGCGCCGGTCCCTTCACGGCGATCTCCGACGGCGACTACGTCCAGTGGGCGCCCGAGCATCAGATGGTGCGGACCCTCGCACGCCCTCCGCCGCCCCAGTACGCGAACACCGCGGAGCGCTTCGGTCGCGCTCCCGGTGAGATCGGTCGCCTGGCGGTGGATCCGAGCCGCGGAGCGCTCCTCGTCGCGCTGACGGCCACGCCGAGCCTTTGGGAGCGCGTCCAGCAGGGCGGTGCCGTCGGCTACACGATCATCGGTCTCGGGATCGCTGCGTTCCTGCTCGGGGTGGTTCGCCTGGTGGTGCTCACGCTCACTCAACGACGCATCGACGCCCAGCGCAAGCGCTCCGAGTCGAGCCAGGAGAACCCGCTCGGTCGGGTGCTCGGCGTCTACGAGGAGTACCACGATGCGGATCCCGAGTTTCTCGAGCTGAAGCTCGACGAGGCGCTGCTGCGGGAACGCAGCGGCGTCGAGCGGTTTCTATGGCTGGTGCAGACAGTCTCCATCGTTGCCCCGCTCCTCGGGCTGCTGGGCACGGTCACGGGCATGATCCAGACCTTCCAGGCCATCACGCTGTTCGGTGCCGGCGACCCGAAGATCATGGCGGGTGGTATCTCCGAGGCGCTGATCACCACCACGCTGGGGCTGGTGACGGCCATTCCGCTGGTGTTGCTCTACGCGCTGATCTCGAACCGCGCGAAGAGCATCAATGACCAGTTGGACGAATACGGCGCGGGGTTGGTGGCCGACCGGCTCGAGCGAGGGCTCGAATGACCCGGTACGTGTTCTCGACCGCGATGGCGCTGCTCGTCACGTTTGCGCTCTTCTGGACGATGCAGGCTTTGATCACCGTTGGCTACAAGCTCCTCGATGGCGGGGAGCAGCTCAGCGTCGAGTTCGTGCGGCTGCGTCGGGACACCACGCCGCAGGCCACGAAGCGTCCACCGCCGAAACGGGAGAAGCCGAAGCAAGCGCCGCCGCCGCCCCAGATCCGCGCCTCGCGGTCGAACCTGGACCCGGGCGAAGGGGTTGCTCAGATTGCGCCCGACATCGACGCCTCGGCCGGCGTCGAGGCGGCGATTGCGGGCGGCGGCAGCGACCGCGGCGCCGTGCCTCTGGTGCAGCCCGAGCCCGAGTATCCGATCGCGCTCGAGCAGCGCGGGATCACGGGCTGGGTGACCGTCGAGTTCTGGGTGACGAAGACCGGCTCGGTTCGCGACCCGGTGATCATCGCCGCGCGTCCGAAGCGGGTGTTCAACCAGGCGGCACTCAAGGGCGTCCGACGCTGGAAGTACAACCCGAAGATCGTGAACGGCGAGCCCATCGAGACGAAGGAGCGGTTCACCTTGGAGTTCCGACCGTGAGGCGGCTCTTCGCCGGAGTGTGTGTCGTGCTCGCGATGGGTCTCGCGCTACCCGCCATCGCCCAGGAGGCGGAAGGGGAAGGCGACGAGCCGCAGAAGCGTCGCGGTTGGCGACGCCAGGCCGAGCCCGAAGACGGTGCCCAGCAAAAGGCGCTGCGCCCCCACCCGAAGGTCTACGAGCGCCACGCGAAGGCCCTCGAGCTCATCTTCGAGGAGAAGTGGGACGAAGCTCAGGCTCAGCTCGACAAGCTGTTTCTGCGTCGGTACAGCGCCTATGACGTCGCGACGGTCCAGGCCGACTACGGCTTGATCGCGAACGGCCGTGGCGATCGTCCCGAGGCCCGACGGCGCTTTCAGCTGGCGATCGACGCGGGCGGGTTCCCGCCCAGCAACGCGGCGGACATGCGCTTCAAGATCGCGGGCCTGTGGATGCAGGACGAGGAATGGTCGAAGGCGGCCGAGACTCTGGAAGCCTGGTTCGACGAGACGCCCGACGAGCCCAACGCGAGTTCCTACTACCTGTTGGGTCTCTGCTACTACCAGGACCGCGCCTACGAGAAAGCGCTCGAACCGGTCGAGACCGCGGCGACGCTCACCGACGAGCCGAAGGAGGCGTGGCTGCAGCTGCTCCTGGCGCTTCACCTGATCGAGAAGCGCTACGAGGCCGCGATTCCTGTGCTGCAGGCGCTGGTGTCCGAGTACCCGAAGCAGAGCTACTGGAAGAGCCTGTCGACGGTACACGGTGCGCTCGGTAGCTACGAGAAGGCGCTCGTACCCCTGCAGCTCGCCTATGAGGACGGTCAGGTGGAGGCCGGACCCGATCTGCTTCGCATGGCGCAGCTGATGATGTTCGTCGGGCTGCCTTATCGCGCGGCCGAGGCGCTGCAGACCGCTCTCGATGCGGGCGCGGTAGAGGGCGACGAAGAGGCTCTCACCATGCTCGGCAACAGCTGGATTGCGGCGCGCGAGTACAAGTCGGCGATCCCGCCGCTCAATCGCGCCGCCAGTCTCGCCGAGAACGGCGAGCTCTACGTGCGCCTCGCTCAGGTCCACGTCCAGCGCGAGGAATACGAGCCCGCGGCGGAGGCGCTCGGTCGCGCCCTCGACAAGGGCGGCTTGCGCAGTCCGGGCGA
Coding sequences within:
- a CDS encoding DUF3450 domain-containing protein, translating into MAVSVCLFAAPAATQDAERRDASSLAVSPVLVESTRVRTRANGEGVEAQKQIDALAEEADELLARYNTAVEQLASLREYNDRMQSFVDDQDAQVAKLRGELEQVDAVGRSVTPLMLRMIAALESFVALDVPFLIRERTERIERLRRMMVRADVTLSEKYRRIMEAYQIETEYGRTIEAYRGPLSPNGHGATVDFLRFGRIALLYLSLDGEEVGMWDAQARDWRPLDPSYRTDIRNGLRVARKQIAPDLISLPLVQPGPGGPKVGG
- a CDS encoding energy transducer TonB: MTRYVFSTAMALLVTFALFWTMQALITVGYKLLDGGEQLSVEFVRLRRDTTPQATKRPPPKREKPKQAPPPPQIRASRSNLDPGEGVAQIAPDIDASAGVEAAIAGGGSDRGAVPLVQPEPEYPIALEQRGITGWVTVEFWVTKTGSVRDPVIIAARPKRVFNQAALKGVRRWKYNPKIVNGEPIETKERFTLEFRP
- a CDS encoding tetratricopeptide repeat protein is translated as MRRLFAGVCVVLAMGLALPAIAQEAEGEGDEPQKRRGWRRQAEPEDGAQQKALRPHPKVYERHAKALELIFEEKWDEAQAQLDKLFLRRYSAYDVATVQADYGLIANGRGDRPEARRRFQLAIDAGGFPPSNAADMRFKIAGLWMQDEEWSKAAETLEAWFDETPDEPNASSYYLLGLCYYQDRAYEKALEPVETAATLTDEPKEAWLQLLLALHLIEKRYEAAIPVLQALVSEYPKQSYWKSLSTVHGALGSYEKALVPLQLAYEDGQVEAGPDLLRMAQLMMFVGLPYRAAEALQTALDAGAVEGDEEALTMLGNSWIAAREYKSAIPPLNRAASLAENGELYVRLAQVHVQREEYEPAAEALGRALDKGGLRSPGDAQLLLGIVNYSRKRPALAERSFQRAAGHKETRGEAEVWLQHLAQERAQAEAAAAAAAAAAEAAAEAAARGEA
- a CDS encoding MotA/TolQ/ExbB proton channel family protein, translating into MQRWRIQHPAWLTLAVVMACSVAFAQEADEPAEAAVDTATAGNDPGSAEAGTAAEAEEKAAPEEDRGPLDEGLSDRVKARVARESQEDRERRTVFQQQRDELAGNVKRLEGQVRAAEARGVSLDERYAANEIEIETLGERLTERLGQMGELFGVVRLVSTDLSAGTWQSLTSLGLEARNKTLDRLGRSSDLPSTQDLERLWYALQLELTEQAKVSAYEVPVILEEDKKEKKVLRTENRQVIRAGPFTAISDGDYVQWAPEHQMVRTLARPPPPQYANTAERFGRAPGEIGRLAVDPSRGALLVALTATPSLWERVQQGGAVGYTIIGLGIAAFLLGVVRLVVLTLTQRRIDAQRKRSESSQENPLGRVLGVYEEYHDADPEFLELKLDEALLRERSGVERFLWLVQTVSIVAPLLGLLGTVTGMIQTFQAITLFGAGDPKIMAGGISEALITTTLGLVTAIPLVLLYALISNRAKSINDQLDEYGAGLVADRLERGLE